The Hemiscyllium ocellatum isolate sHemOce1 chromosome 27 unlocalized genomic scaffold, sHemOce1.pat.X.cur. SUPER_27_unloc_4, whole genome shotgun sequence DNA window CTAATACTTTAACCCTGCTTCAACATTTCCATAAAATTACAGTTCAAATTTTGGAAAACACAGTTAACAAACAAGACACCATAACATTGTGGGGAGCATCAAATGGAAATTTTGGTCACGTTGAATCTGAAAAATTCTTAATTTGATCATGTAAATCACAAGTTCAAGAATGGTGTTCAAATTCTGAAGTTCTGCTGATGACTTCTGTTGCAGAAACAGTTGACAATTTTCAATATCTAACGTAACAGGAAAGCAACAGATGAATGAGTATTAGAAGATTACGTAAAAGTATGGTGCCAAGTTCATTGGCAACAAAGACTTGGTTATTGTATTGCAGAAAGGGTCGTATACTAGTGCATTGGCAAATGAGATAAAACCACTTTCAATTTTCAGGGGGACAGACGTCGTGAAAATTTAAAATAGATATGTCACATTGCAGCCACTATTAAAGACACCTCAAGGTTCCAAACGATCTCGCACATGTTCGAAACGAGTAAATAGCATGTGAATGCATAGTGCCATCAACACACTCCTGAGAAACCACAATTAAGCTGGAACCTAGTTTAATAGAAGCAGAGACGTAGTGTAGCTTATTATAAGCAGAGACAGGATGGAACGTAATGTCAGCAAAAAGGGACAGAAATTATGTCGTGAAACTAAGCATAAACAATAACACAGCTATGATAGAATTAGCTGACACACTGTCCAGTCTCATGGAAATAAATAGGTGGACAGTTTGATCAATAACTGTGAACAGAGACAGGAGCTGATTCGGTCAACCTTGCAATTGCACAACCAGTCATAGCATCTTGTGCATTTAACAACTGCGTGCTCGGTCTGGTCATCAAGGAGGCACGTACGAGACACATTACAATCATGGCCTTGTGAAACTGTAAGAGCTACAGAGCGTACTTAGATGTAAACTAAGTCAGATAGAGCACGGGGTCCTTTGACGTTATTGCTCGAGCATGACCATTTTCTCCAATGGGGAAAAATGCAATGATTAAAGAGATAGAGCTCGTAAAATAAAATTTAGTAACTGGGGTAGCACTAAGGGAGCCATAACCACAGAGCATAGAATCATCGAGgcgcacagcacagaaacaaacccttccatccaactcgtccatgccgaccagatatactaGAAAACTGTTCCTTCAAAGCTTTCGAGTACAGCCACCGTGGGTCAAATAATTACAAATTTAATTTAAAACCTATGTGAAGCAGGCTAACGAAATGGTGATATGCTCCAATCTGACTTCTTAAAGATGTATAATTGTCTTGAGACTACATAAATTAGAGTTACTGTTCATTAATAAATTAACAAAAATGTTATAAAGGTTATCAGAACTTAAGACAGGCTATACATCTCCCCAAACGTCGCGCTACTAAATTCAGAATAAACATAACCATTTACTAACTGCACTTATAAAACTCAGTAAGGAGGTGTTGGTTCCATTAAGAATCATGGTTCTCCTTGCAAGGTCAGTCAGGTTTAACCACGCCAGTTAACTTCAAACACACTTTTCTTTACGATTTCTTGGAGCAAGGAAAGCTATGCCTCTCAATCCTTTCAGAAGAATTTCCGCTTGTATTGATATATTTATGACTAAAATAAGAGCAATTATAGTGGACAGCTGGTCCTCTCTCTGCCATTTTGAAAAAGTTGTTAAATATTAAATTTATTTTAGTTCTGCATTTTccacaaaagaaaagaaatgccATTTCATTGCTGTGTCGGAATATGGTGTCAGTAAAGGTTATTTTGATGAGGACTGGCCATTAGCCTTGGAAAGATTATAATGAGTATGTGCTCATCAAGAAATTATCAagtttttcttttcctgaatGATTTACTACAAGTATCTTAGATCAATCAAATAGGATGTTCATTAGCAAGAAAATATTAATGACACAGATATTTGAGATAGTTTAATAAAGACTCTTGACCAGGGAAAGTGAATCTCGTGTAAATTTCAAATTTTAGCTTGAATTCAGAAATCAGAGAAAAAACGTTTGGGATATCCTGTTCAGCTAAATTGGATCGTTCAATATTCGTATTAATTGAAAATAGAAATTAAAGTGACGTTATGTTTTGCGATATTCAGATGTTGAGAGCGGAGAAAATGATTTGTCAATAAATCCAAATAAAAGACTTGAgaagatgtgaaaaaaaaatcccgATGATTCAGGGCACTGCAGAGAATTGCAGAACTGCCATTAAAATTGGTTGAACTTATAATAATAAAATGCTCAGGAAGAAAATGATTGCTATCTGCTACTTTTCAATATAAATTTACATTGTTACTAAGGCATGCCTTCAcaggcatgttggctcagtgattGCCCTGCTGCTTTATAGCGCCAAGGACTAGGGTTCTATTCCCGTCGTGGGCgactgcctctgtggagtttccacattctctttATGTTTGCGTGgcattcctcccacaatccaaagatttgcatgtcaggtgaattggccgtgctatattgtccataatgttcgtgcattagttaggggtaaatgtaggttaaGGAAATGGGTCTTAGTGAGTTAATCTTCgatgggccggtgtggacttgttgggccttagCGTCTGTTTCAAAAACTGTCGGAAATTTAATCTAATATGTTACCATTGGTTGTGCACGAAAGTAAAAGTTAGAAGGGCAGTCCAATCTCGAGCCTTGTGTGgtatttggtatgatttcctcaGTGCGATTTTAGAAATTCGATGTCATCCAGTAAAAAAGGAATTAACTTAATGTGCACTGACTCCACAAAAGATCACTCCCTGCATAATATAGCTGTATATTGCGGCTGAAGAAAAGTTTGAATAGGTTGGATCACTCTTCTCCAGAAAACATAGAACGTGAAGGTGACTGAACAGGGATGTTTTAAATGATGCCCTGGTTAAATGAACTGAATTCAGAAAATAGTTCTTATTCGTGACTCCGTGACAAAATTCACTAGAACAACAAATGGAGATATTAAGACAAATGCATCCACGCAAAGGCATATTAGAACAGAATACAAACACTCATACAAGCAGTAGATGGAACAGGGAAGCGAAAGAATGACGAAAGGAAGAGATACTTGCATGATTCCAACTGTTAATATATCATTCAGTGTAAATTGGACAGAGTTTCATGTGATGGGCATACATTTGCGGGGTCAAATTAGGCAAATGtcctgaacctgctctgcagGTTGTTAATAATATAAAGTTCAGAGAACGCTCGGCCCCCACAAGATTGGATAGAATCGAACAAATGATTGGAGGGAATTGGGATTGTCATATATGCTGAAGGGAAATCTTCCACTGAGAAACAGTAAAACCGCAGCTGAATCTATACAAACTGAAACCAACCGACAACTTAGAGACTTTGGAACAATCTCCCACGATGGCACAAACCACAAACAGAACAAAGTACTTGAAGAAATTAAGACACTGACCGcgaaaattcaaaataatttgaAAGCGATGATATCGAACCTCCTTTTGGCCAACACTAGAAAAAAAAGACTATTACCTGAcgtgttgctgtgtcaaaatcacTGATCTCTGACAGTCCGTGTTCAATTTATGTGTTTTTATACTTTTGGTTAAATGTTCCTGTGTGCAGTTCCAGAGAGAACCCAGATGGGTATGTCTCAGAAGCATGCTTTTTGGAAGTGAAACATGCCACTGATGTCTGAATGTATATTTGGAATTAAGTTTCTTCAGAAAAGATTATAAACTGAAAACTGAAATCACGAACTCACACAGTACAGAGGAATGTTACTCGATATGCATGCCAATCCCCACCCATGAAGCTGGAAACGAAATACTCCTCAAACCTTTGCTGTTTCCCAACTGTCCAACACGCATTTCCTGTTCGAATAATAATTCAATTAGAATACACGAGGTATTGACGAATTTGCTCATGCTGTTTACCTCTTGTGTAAAATGTAACACGCCATCTTCTTAACTGATTGATTTTCTATTATCAGTGTGTAAAGAAGAAACACGTTATGTTAGACGCTGGTTTACATAAAGCGAGAATTCTTCCCGTGAACAGGATGTTTTCCTTTATAAACAGAGCATTGACAAACAGTCAATACTAATCAATCGAGCAGATTCTGGATAAAGACAATCCCGCTCAAATCCATCCAAGACTCCAGCTCGAAGTTCACCTCCTCAAGCCTCtgccaacatgattttgtgcagctCTCCCTGCGCTCAGTGATGTTGGGTGTCTGTAACCCCATCGTGTTCAGCTTCTTGTGCGGATTTCTCCGTGCTCTGTGTTACTATTTCCATAACAATATACTCCATCCTGAGGAACATttatttgaaatctttctccGTGCTGTATATCATTGTGTCTCTAATCACCCCATATTCAGGTATTTTACATCTGTCTCAGTGATCTGTGGCACTCTGCTTGTAATTCCCAGCACGTTCAGGTTTTTGTGCAGCTCTCTCCGTACTGTGTATCAAGGTGCGGGTTGAGAGCCGACTCAGTGCACAGTAATACACAGCGGAGTCACTTAGTTGTGTTTGCGAGATCATTAACCAACTGATTTTCGCCGTAGCATCAAGAGAAGCAGAAATTCGTCCGCCTGCAACATTTTCTTTATTCTGCTCTTCTGAGGTGTATCTTTGAAGCATATATTTCGGAGGTTGGCCTGGGGACTGACAGTACCAGTAAACTGTGTACTGACAGATCCCTGAGTATTCACAGCTTAATGTAACGGTGTCACCAGCAGCAGAGGTTTGGAGTGGTGGACTCCGGGACACCAGGGAGCCGAAACCTGTGGGATGACATTCAACACATATTCAGTCCGCGTTGAAATTGCAAATCACGGGAGTTATTCTGTTCATTTTATTGATATTAGATTTGCATATGTTATGTTTTATCAGAATGTAAACCAATTGGGCGATGAGGTGGCAATTATTTTACATGTCCTCTTCTTGTGATGTGCAATGTATTACCAAAACGGCTGCTGGAAACAGAAtcaacagtaaaattcaaatggGTAATCGTGAATCAAGCCAAAAAATGCATGGCTATGTGGAGAACGTAAGTGCAGGAGGAACAATGACAAAGGATTCAGAAGAAGACAGACTGCACACATTCTGTTGACAGACAAACTCGAGCGGTCATCTAGTCGTCATCTTGAAAGCTGGAGGGCATAAGgtgaaggtgaaaggagaaagatttgaaagggacataAATGACAGCTATTTTGCACAGCGCGTGGAGTGTATATGAAAAGAATTGATAAGGAATTCTTAGAGACAGGTATAGTGAAATCATTTAAAAATCATTTCGAAACCTATGATGGTCAGAAATGTTTAAATAGATACAGGGCAAACCCTGCCAAATGGAAAACTTTGGTTTAGGATACCTGATAATTTGTTTGATGCTATAACTCCGTAATAAACTTCAACACCCAAAATGCAATCAAACGATGTTGTGGCACCATGCCGAGCAGGATCCAAAATAAATGACGGGTTTGATTAGCACTGTTTAGTTCAATCATTGTCTGCATGTTACCTCTGTTCATGAGAGTATACCCGATTTTTGATCCACTTTTATCCGCAATCGCGTCACTTTCTTTTCACAGCATTCACAGCTGACATGAAATATTTCAATTTTGTATCAACTGATCTCTGGTTTTCCTTTGTGCCTTTTTCTTTTCTTGCGATCATGGCAACCTGCACAAACGTCTCTCAGCAGTCTGTTTGGTTCTCTCTGTACTGTCTCTTGGTGGTTTTACTGTTACACACTGGAAACTACCTTTCAGATTTCCCTCAATTGCAATTACTTTCATTGGATAATTTTCTTCTGAGTGGAAATCTCTTCAGTTTTGCAGTAAAAATGAAGACAGGGCCATTCAGCCAAACTGATTTATTTCTGCTCGTTTCTGCTAACGTTCACTTATGCCTGAAATCTAATTCACATTGTCCATTTAACACAGTGTGTTGGTGTATTTTATTCTCCTCCCTGTATTTTCAAAACCTTCTATAAATGACTCAATACAATGTGCTCGAACTACTCTGGTGGCAAGTTCCACATTTTGCACATTTCTTCAACTTCGCTACTTTATTTGTTCTGCTAGTGGCCTATTGCTCTGAGCTCAGTCTCATCCATCCCAGTGTCAAGGCCATCGTACTTAAGATTTTCATGAAGTCTCTTCGTGCTTCGCTGCTCCTAATGCAAAACAGAACCAGTGAAAGCAGTTAACGCTTGGGTCTAAACTGCTTTCTGAGATGCAAAATGCCACTGATTCAAGACAATCGATCGTCCAAAAACTTTGTGCTCTTCGTCGTCCGATTTGCTGACCCCTAATTGCGAATTGTGACTGTTGGATAGACTTTTTTGTCTGGGGAAAATTCCATCGATACGTCTACCCCTTAATAATTCTACATGTTCAAATTAAATCACTCTGCTTGTTCTGAAAGGTAGGCATGGGCGCTTACACTTCAGAATAGCTTCACAAAGGACAATAACGTTATGTCAAGTTAATGTGGAGTGAATATTAGCTTTACTTGTTCGAAAAGAAATTAATTCATTCTCAATTAAGGAGAACAAATTTCTAACTAGCATTTCAGAGTAGAAAACATGCCATCCCTTCGCTTCATATAACTCATACAAATTCCTGATGAGGGGGTTTAATTTGAACGATGCCCCAGAAATTGTCACTATTCCTTTTGATGAATTGTTACTTGCTGTTTCTAAATGAGCATTCTTCAGTTTGAGCTGGTTCCGATAATTACCTTCATTACAGCAAACCGACGTCTGAAAACACCAACATTAAATGAACCAAACACCTTTACAGTTTCACGTTCAATTCTGAGGCAAGGAAAATGGAAATATGATTGGTTAAACGAATGCATATATGAAATGAATTGAGAAGAAATAGTAACTCGGTCATTCCTGACTCCCATTCCTCAAATAGGATAACTCATCTTGACGTACAGCCAGATATCTTCTAGCTGAGGTTCGCCGAGTAGTGTTCCTGATTTTCTCGTGGGTGAAATGTTTTCATTGAACGGTTGGAATTCGGGCTTGAATCTCTGCCTGGTGCAAAGCCCTGAGAGCTTGCTTCTGTGACCTAAGCAACAAAAAGAGCTCCCTCGGTCACAGGTGATTCCTGGAATGGATCCCAGACAGTCGGCACTCATTATTCAATAAATCACCTGTTCGCCATGTCGTTGGTGTCCCGCTATTGACCGGTTTGACCATTGATACCACAAGTACAGTGAAACCGTTGACTCAGGACCAGGTGTCATTCATTTCTTTCGCCTGTGGAAACCAGGACCCGACACGTATATTCTGCTGACAAGCAACTCCGACATTGGACCAGAAGCGATTCCTTctaaaatatttgtttattttcttcACATTTAAGCTAATAACAATGAATCGATCATTCAGCGACATAATCAATAGCAAGATGGAATGCAGACTCACTTACCAGCTGTGATAGTCACCATCGTTCCGGATCCAACTACATAGTCATAATAACACAGCAATGCTCCTTTAAGTCTCCACTGCACAAGAACCAATGTTACCTCAACGCATCGAACCATCATTAGCACGCTGCTTGGCTAAACTAATTATTCAAGTGATTTAGATAAATAGGCAATATTCTCCATGTCCAAGTTCCCCGTGGCTCAATTTCATCTCTTGTTCTTCTGTCAAATGGCACAGGAATACAGGAGGTGAATGTTCACTTCATATCAGCGAAGAAGATTCGAGTAAACAAATTAGTTCTTGACGGGAATTGTAATGGCATCAACCTGCATTACACTGAAGTGAACTTCAAGCTGACAATTGAGTGTTGGGGCCGGAGAATTCATACTTTACTTGTAAAGAAGTTTGTGACCGGGcttctttcactgtgtcttgcTCCAAAATGTCACAGTGGTATATGTCGGTGTAAAACTTTACGGGAGTTGTTGAGATTTTGGGCATTACAGCTGAACGTCAATTCCTGATTTCAGCTGTTAGACCAGGACTCCGATTCAAGTCAGTATCCTTTAACAGTGATCAGtcattcccaacatccactcacGCACACCAGACTTGACAAAGATATCGCCATCCAAAGACACATGGCATTTGTGAAACGTAGAATGTTTTTAACATTAATCCAGTCTAATTGCAAATTGTACTGGGGGGTagccgctgtgaggcagaaatATGGGGATTTCTGGGCAAATTGGGtatttttcaatttctttttgtaAAAATCTCCAATGAGAGTTTTTGTGGGACGGAAGCCTTAGCCCATCACTGTGTGTGCCTTCCCAGTAACAAGCTTTACAATAATAGGTGGCGGTGTCTTCAACTCTGGCATCCCGAATTTCCAACGAAAATGTCTTTTGTGCTTTATCTGTGGACACAGAAAATCTCCCACCGCTAGACATCCGCTCCCATTTCGTCGCTGCCCTCGTTTGTTTAAAGAATTCTCCACTCTCAAAATAATGATAACCACTTTTAAAAATACAGTTGATCTTGAGAGTCTGACATTCCTTCTTAGTCACTGCTTCGGGGCTCTGTGTCACTGACTGACTGAAATAACCTGAAGATTGAACAGAGAGAAGTGAGTGGGCATAAGGACTGACCCAAACAACGCAATAACACTGCAGGTCCTGAATGAAATGCGGACGAATTCGGCAACAGTGTTGTTTGAAATTTGCAATGTTAATTTTTGTGATCGATACTCACAGGGTAAACAGACACACAAGATTAAACCAAACAGGTTACCCATATTTCCCGGGTTGGGAGCTGAAAGTTAGATGATAGTTAGGGGAACGACAGATTACTGTGAACTTCTGAATCGTGACCTGGACTGAAGTAGTttggatggagggagtggatttgtGCGCTGCAGTGTCCATGAGGTGATTGATGGGCGGAGTGGATTCAAGATCTGTGGACGTGCATTGTCTGAGTAAGCTGTAGTTTTGAGGAGGGAACCTCCAGCTTTATGTCATTTCACCAGTTCTGTGGACTAGGTAT harbors:
- the LOC132808257 gene encoding uncharacterized protein LOC132808257; amino-acid sequence: MGNLFGLILCVCLPCYFSQSVTQSPEAVTKKECQTLKINCIFKSGYHYFESGEFFKQTRAATKWERMSSGGRFSVSTDKAQKTFSLEIRDARVEDTATYYCKACYWEGTHSDDDYVVGSGTMVTITAGFGSLVSRSPPLQTSAAGDTVTLSCEYSGICQYTVYWYCQSPGQPPKYMLQRYTSEEQNKENVAGGRISASLDATAKISWLMISQTQLSDSAVYYCALSRLSTRTLIHSTERAAQKPERAGNYKQSATDH